A single window of Taeniopygia guttata chromosome 1, bTaeGut7.mat, whole genome shotgun sequence DNA harbors:
- the CPAP gene encoding centrosomal P4.1-associated protein isoform X1 — translation MPTVENLSGEQNFSAHWMLNSTRAGVLLGPSFAGLNFKKENLLPGPENITALPEEVLHLSDNCSVSDDSLCAESASSQALQQCTTGTPFPAAAGNIESCKPDLVHGEVDGQKKSSHSDPLLQKLEQLKELQQQKQEQLKKQQMEQLQRLMEEQQKLLSMVSGQPAALGCTVMAESQKLRPGHSTGLAPLPQLPLSGYQNIFEDRARALVVSSHTQDNNSLQKLNNRECTSSLKNNLSEVSACEKQGKNMWCPEKKMGLLMESEDNYIDPLGVGSADVSENSRGGDQLLTNTEERPIKAAIHEKKQTFEEFLEEQIQLEEQRLEQNQKLQETNGSAVQKPVIKRPFLKRGEGLTRFTNAKSKMTKLGENTSKLQQRALDDRNVIKVDKLQIQKKPVLPGKELVSENPSAPCKKNNHPNKVKRCPIQKTVVLRNHNGESILPLETRMPSGKNHDGQMRDSYPSEINNKIENTDNRVEFVKSNTGKIKNKLPGAEKFQLSQELTSAFSNSKCPISHPVKDSEFSFELSFQNKLENWEKEKEKENLELDEFLFLEQAADEISFSSNSSFVQRILERDQQTSKGRRMSSTPIKAKQQQVKVLAVKLTKERNKRADCVAQENINDSPVMHTASNSGTDFRMKDPLSKTDGVIFSASSMKAAPALKSNHWIVNEDKSECNSDTATDSESEFGATLKHDSKDAKTALVNHRESDPEFFDCGSSVADISKESKNGDADLGLSDKDCGALSKQKLRKATEDHRSMSCISRNRFEFDDERTWSDLDENYVSIDLPEKYTKTPLQMDFSFKNDTTVPDKAIKRKVASKKGDEMLKESAVDSDTNGPPVSNLMMKLFPSLKPKQKASCHPEHETKSNVEPELGGNTVPSQLLRERLAELEKEIERFRTENTILSKLREEREHALASIRKEIADFGQKKAQELAEIEEYKKKEIKKLQKERKVFEKYTTEARAIPDKKERDEIQALKQQIAELQEDLKRKEAKWSTTHRRLKDQIEALVNENFELKEEIKIMEKFRLEAWKKVEAAGSKKKIENPGMGLNRAESCLPNRDLKSQAASLLLPVQKCSKINGKNYSQAKVGKLSRTPASGPANERNNSEAMTALADSSQTSMVDTSPNEAYVSAPSAPVFTGSEEIERETAYPDGKVEKVLKNGCHLIFFPNGTWKKVGSDGKTVTITFFNGDVKQIMPDQTVIYYYADAKTTHTTYSNGLEVLQFSNGQIEKHYPDGKKEITFPDQTIKSLFSDGQEESIFPDGTIVRVQRDGTKTIEFNNGQRELHTSQFKRREYPDGTVKTVYMNGQQETKYVSGRVRVKDKDGNIIMDTKL, via the exons ATGCCAACTGTTGAAAATCTGAGTGGTGAGCAAAACTTCAGTGCACATTGGATGCTTAATAGTACCCGTGCCGGAGTCTTATTAGGTCCTAGTTTTGCTGGTTTGAactttaagaaagaaaatttattacCTGGACCTGAAAACATCACAGCTTTACCTGAAGAAGTGCTGCATCTTTCAGACAACTGTTCTGTAAGTGATGACTCTCTTTGTGCAGAGTCTGCCAGCTCCCAGGCACTTCAGCAATGTACCACTGGAACaccttttccagcagcagctggaaacatAGAAAGCTGTAAACCAGACTTAGTCCATGGTGAAGTGGATGGTCAGAAGAAATCCAGTCACAGTGATCCACTCTTACAAAAGCTTGAACAG ctgaaggaactgcagcagcagaaacaggaACAGTTAAAGAAACAACAGATGGAACAACTGCAAAGGTTAatggaagagcagcagaagcTACTTAGCATGGTCTCTGGCCAGCCAGCAGCTCTTG GTTGTACTGTAATGGCTGAAAGTCAAAAGCTGAGACCTGGGCATTCCACAGGCTTAGCACCTTTACCTCAGTTGCCATTGTCTGGATATCAGAATATCTTTGAAGACAGAGCTCGTGCTCTGGTTGTTTCTTCCCATACACAAGACAACAATTCTTTACAAAAGCTGAACAACAGAGAATGCACCTCATCTTTGAAGAACAATCTTTCAGAAGTGTCTGCCTGTGAAAAGCAAG gaaaaaacatGTGGTGTCCAGAAAAAAAGATGGGATTATTAATGGAGAGTGAAGATAATTACATTGATCCTTTAGGTGTGGGAAGCGCAGATGTCTCTGAAAATTCCCGTGGAGGTGATCAGTTGTTGACTAATACAGAGGAAAG ACCTATTAAAGCTGCAATACATGAGAAGAAACAAACTTTTGAAGAATTCTTGGAAGAACAGATACAACTAGAAGAACAACGTCTGGAGCAAAACCAGAAGTTACAG GAGACAAATGGATCAGCTGTCCAAAAACCAGTGATCAAGAGACCCTTCCTGAAAAGAGGGGAAGGTTTAACAAGATTCACTAATGCCAAGTCTAAAATGACAAAACTTGGAGAAAACACCTCAAAACTTCAACAGAGGGCTTTAGATGATAGAAATGTTATTAAAGTGGATAAattacaaatacagaaaaaaccTGTGCTTCCTGGCAAAGAACTGGTTTCTGAAAATCCTTCTGCACCAtgtaaaaaaaacaaccaccccAATAAAGTAAAACGTTGTCCTATTCAGAAGACAGTGGTACTCAGGAATCACAATGGAGAAAGCATTTTGCCATTAGAAACAAGAATGCCATCAGGAAAAAATCATGATGGACAGATGAGAGATTCTTATCCATCAGAAATTAacaacaaaatagaaaatacagaCAACAGAGTAGAATTTGTTAAGTCTAACACTGGcaaaatcaaaaacaaattaCCTGGTGCTGAAAAGTTTCAGTTGTCTCAGGAACTGACCAGTGCCTTTTCTAATTCTAAATGTCCCATAAGTCACCCTGTAAAAGATTCAGAATTCTCTTTTGAACTTTCATTTCAGAATAAACTGGAGaactgggaaaaagaaaaagaaaaagagaatctAGAATTAGATGAATTTTTGTTTCTAGAACAAGCTGCAGATGAAATATCTTTCTCAAGTAATTCTTCATTTGTGCAAAGGATCTTGGAACGAGACCAGCAAACTTCAAAAGGCCGTAGGATGTCTTCTACTCCTATcaaggcaaagcagcagcaagtcAAGGTGCTGGCTGTCAAACTtacaaaagagagaaataaaagggcAGACTGTGTGGCACAGGAAAATATAAATGATAGCCCAGTTATGCATACAGCCTCAAATTCAGGAACAGATTTTAGAATGAAGGATCCATTGAGTAAAACAGATGGTGTAATATTCTCAGCCTCTTCCAtgaaagcagctcctgctttaAAAAGTAATCACTGGATTGTAAATGAAGATAAGAGTGAGTGTAACAGTGATACTGCTACAGATTCTGAGAGTGAATTTGGGGCCACATTGAAGCATGACAGCAAAGATGCTAAGACAGCCCTTGTGAACCATAGAGAAAGTGATCCAGAATTTTTTGATTGTGGAAGTTCTGTTGCAGACATCAGCAAAGAGAGCAAAAATGGGGATGCTGACCTTGGGTTGTCAGACAAGGATTGCGGTGCACTGTCAAAGCAAAAGCTTAGAAAAGCTACAGAAGATCACAGAAGCATGTCTTGTATAAGTAGGAATAGGTTTGAGTTTGATGATGAAAGAACATGGAGTGATCTTGATGAAAATTATGTTAGCATTGATTTACCTGAAAAATATACTAAAACACCTTTGCAGATGGACTTTTCCTTTAAGAATGATACAACTGTCCCAGACAAAGCAATAAAGAGAAAAGTTGCCTCAAAGAAAGGAGATGAAATGTTGAAAGAGTCTGCAGTGGACAGTGATACAAATGGACCTCCTGTATCAAACCTGATGATGAAACTGTTTCCTTCACTGAAGCCAAAGCAGAAGGCAAGCTGCCATCCAGAgcatgaaaccaaatcaaatgTGGAACCAGAGCTGGGAG GAAACACTGTTCCATCCCAGTTACTGAGAGAGAGACTCGCTGagttggaaaaagaaattgagagATTCCGAACTGAAAACACAATTCTGAGTAAACTCCGTGAAGAAAGAGAGCACGCCCTGGCAAGTATCAG GAAAGAAATTGCAGACTTTGGACAGAAGAAAGCCCAAGAACTGGCTGAAAtagaagaatataaaaaaaaggaaattaaaaaattgcaaaagGAGCGTAaagtttttgaaaaatacaCCACAGAAGCTAGAGCAATTCCAGATAAAAAAGAACGGGATGAAATTCAg GCTTTAAAACAGCAGATTGCAGAGTTACAGGAAGATCTAAAACGAAAAGAGGCAAAATGGTCTACCACCCATCGACGTCTGAAAGATCAAATAGAAGCTTTAGTAAATGAGAATTTTGAGCtaaaagaggaaattaaaattatggaGAAGTTTCGTCTAGAAGCCTGGAAGAAAgtagaagctgctggaagcaagaaaaaaatagaaaatcctGGGATGGGTCTAAATAGAGCAGAATCT TGTCTACCAAACAGAGACCTAAAAAGTCAAGCTGCATCTCTGCTTCTTCCAGTACAGAAGTGCAGCAAGATAAATGGCAAAAATTATTCACAAGcaaaag TAGGAAAACTTTCTAGAACACCTGCATCAGGACCTGCTAATGAGAGAAACAACTCCGAGGCAATGACAGCACTAGCAGATTCTTCTCAGACTTCTATGGTA GACACTTCTCCTAATGAAGCATACGTGTCAGCACCATCTGCTCCTGTATTTACAGGCAGTGAAGAGATAGAGAGAGAAACTGCTTATCCTGATGGAAAG GTTGAGAAGGTTTTGAAAAATGGCTGTCACCTTATATTTTTCCCAAATGGAACATGGAAAAAAGTGGGCTCTGATGGGAAGACCGTAACTATAACCTTCTTCAATGGGGATGTGAAACAGATTATGCCTGATCAAACAGTT ATTTATTACTATGCTGATGCTAAGACTACTCACACTACATACTCCAATGGCTTAGAGGTCTTGCAGTTTTCAAATGGACAAATAG AGAAACATTATCCTGATGGCAAGAAGGAAATAACCTTTCCTGATCAGACAATTAAGAGTCTATTTTCAGATGGCCAAGAAGAAAGTATCTTTCCTGATGGCACTATTGTTCGTGTGCAGCG AGATGGAACCAAAACTATAGAGTTCAATAATGGCCAGCGAGAACTGCACACATCACAGTTTAAGAGACGGGAGTATCCAGATGGGACTGTCAAGACTGTGTACATGAATGGACAGCAGGAAACCAAGTATGTCTCTGGGAGAGTCAGAGTAAAGGACAAGGATGGTAATATTATCATGGACACTAAGTTGTAG